A DNA window from Kitasatospora atroaurantiaca contains the following coding sequences:
- a CDS encoding NUDIX domain-containing protein, whose product MADQTRQGWLPPEQFVPTLPHGIAYAAFVFRDSDDRVLALHSAYDRATLNLPGGLLDPDEDLLGCARRETIEELGFLPASVDQHTPQLLVLSFTAPQPPWPWKVGAFFDGGILTDQEISGITLDPAEHTAFAFKSVKEWAAIADERRAQVLHAATSARRTGRTAYLGPTDQGTQLRAAGRP is encoded by the coding sequence ATGGCCGACCAGACCCGACAAGGGTGGCTCCCGCCCGAGCAGTTCGTACCCACTCTGCCGCACGGTATCGCCTACGCCGCCTTCGTCTTCAGGGACAGCGACGACCGGGTACTGGCACTCCACTCCGCCTACGACCGCGCCACGCTCAACCTCCCGGGCGGTCTCCTCGACCCGGACGAGGACCTCCTCGGATGCGCCCGCCGCGAGACGATCGAGGAGCTCGGCTTCCTGCCCGCCAGCGTCGACCAGCACACACCACAACTCCTCGTGCTGTCCTTCACCGCTCCCCAGCCGCCCTGGCCGTGGAAAGTCGGCGCGTTCTTTGACGGCGGCATTCTCACCGACCAGGAGATCAGCGGCATCACCCTGGACCCGGCCGAGCACACCGCGTTCGCCTTCAAGAGCGTCAAGGAATGGGCCGCCATCGCCGACGAACGCCGCGCGCAGGTCCTGCACGCCGCGACGAGCGCCCGCCGCACCGGCCGCACCGCCTACCTCGGCCCGACCGACCAGGGCACGCAGCTCCGCGCCGCCGGCCGCCCGTGA
- the bla gene encoding class A beta-lactamase, whose protein sequence is METAGARPSRRTVLTLGTGAVLGAGLAEGGRAYASAPGGQTLYRQLKKLERDHSARLGVFARNMATGTTVLYRADELFPICSVFKTLAAAAVLRDLDQDGEFLARRIHYTQKDVTDSGYGPITGKADNLANGMTVAQLCAAAVSDSDNAAGNILLRELGGPTAITRFCRSIKDWTTRLDRWEPLLNSAEPWRISDTTSPRAIGTTYARLLLGDVLPPRDREQLTGWLIANTTNRGRFRAGLPVDWTLADKTGGGDSYGVANDVGVVWPPDGPPIAMTVLTTTLASTGPRDEPLVAKTATLLAAALT, encoded by the coding sequence TTGGAAACCGCAGGAGCACGTCCGTCCCGCCGCACGGTACTGACGCTCGGCACCGGGGCCGTACTTGGTGCCGGCTTGGCTGAGGGCGGGAGGGCATACGCATCAGCGCCCGGTGGGCAGACGCTGTACCGGCAGCTGAAAAAGCTCGAGCGGGATCACTCCGCCCGCCTGGGCGTGTTCGCCCGCAACATGGCCACGGGCACAACGGTGCTGTACCGCGCGGACGAGCTCTTCCCGATCTGTTCGGTGTTCAAGACCCTTGCCGCTGCGGCCGTTCTGCGCGACCTCGACCAGGACGGCGAGTTCCTGGCCAGGCGGATCCACTACACGCAGAAGGACGTCACCGACTCGGGCTACGGCCCGATCACCGGTAAGGCGGACAATCTCGCCAACGGCATGACCGTCGCGCAGCTGTGCGCCGCTGCCGTGAGCGACAGCGACAACGCCGCAGGAAACATCCTTCTCCGCGAACTGGGCGGACCCACCGCCATCACACGCTTCTGCCGCTCGATCAAGGATTGGACAACCCGGCTCGACCGGTGGGAACCCCTCCTGAACTCGGCGGAACCCTGGCGGATCAGCGACACGACCAGCCCCCGTGCCATCGGAACGACATACGCCCGCCTCCTGCTCGGTGACGTCCTCCCGCCCCGCGATCGGGAGCAGCTGACCGGTTGGCTGATCGCCAACACCACCAACCGCGGGCGATTCCGTGCCGGCCTTCCCGTGGACTGGACCCTGGCGGACAAGACCGGCGGCGGGGACAGTTACGGCGTGGCAAACGACGTGGGCGTCGTGTGGCCCCCGGACGGGCCACCGATCGCGATGACCGTCCTGACGACCACACTCGCCTCCACCGGCCCCAGGGACGAGCCGCTGGTCGCCAAGACCGCCACGCTGCTGGCCGCAGCACTCACCTGA
- a CDS encoding SMI1/KNR4 family protein, with protein MPPENGADERADWAAARVSWGVTFPEDYRAFMAAYGNGSISDEADILAPAPVGTTLVASMADVTADARHVWEMVGGRDVLDVDPNHILAWGVTSGPDLLCWLTADDDPDRWPVLVIGRHTRPMFTVHPFGMAEFLRRLLCEDSTTWEQWPLSIGRPLLLNPAPSYVHWQVQENRWRAGLDPATGEPSRFPEGF; from the coding sequence ATGCCGCCGGAGAACGGTGCGGATGAGCGTGCCGATTGGGCTGCCGCCCGGGTGAGCTGGGGTGTCACCTTCCCCGAGGACTATCGGGCCTTCATGGCGGCGTACGGCAACGGTTCGATCAGCGACGAGGCAGACATCCTCGCCCCCGCGCCCGTCGGGACCACCCTGGTCGCATCGATGGCTGATGTGACGGCAGACGCTCGCCACGTCTGGGAGATGGTGGGCGGCCGAGATGTCCTCGATGTCGACCCGAACCACATCCTGGCATGGGGCGTGACGTCCGGTCCCGACCTGCTCTGCTGGTTGACCGCAGATGACGATCCCGACCGCTGGCCGGTGCTGGTCATCGGCCGTCACACCCGACCGATGTTCACGGTCCACCCGTTCGGCATGGCCGAGTTCCTCCGCCGACTGCTCTGTGAGGACTCGACGACCTGGGAGCAATGGCCGCTCAGTATCGGGCGCCCGTTGCTGCTGAACCCAGCACCGAGCTACGTGCACTGGCAGGTGCAGGAGAACCGATGGAGGGCCGGCCTCGACCCGGCCACGGGAGAGCCCAGCAGGTTCCCCGAAGGCTTCTGA
- a CDS encoding ABC transporter permease, with amino-acid sequence MSSLSLALRDSSTMLRRNLLHARRYPSLTLNLLLTPVMLLLLFVYIFGDVMSAGIGGGGADRSDYIAYLVPGILMMTVGGTVIGTAVSVATDMTEGIIARFRTMAIHRGSVLIGHVVGSVLQCITSVVLVGAVAVAIGFRSTDATPLEWIAAFGLLTLFALALTWIAVGMGMASPNAEAAGNSAQPLILLPLISSAFIPADTMPGWFQPIAEYQPFTPAIETLRGLLLGTEIGHNGWLAIAWCLALTVLGYFWSKSVFNRDPK; translated from the coding sequence ATGAGCTCCCTCTCCCTCGCCCTGCGCGACTCGTCCACGATGCTGCGCCGCAACCTCCTGCACGCCCGGCGCTACCCCTCCCTCACCCTGAACCTGCTGCTCACCCCGGTCATGCTCCTGCTGCTCTTCGTCTACATCTTCGGCGACGTGATGAGCGCGGGCATCGGCGGCGGTGGCGCCGACCGCTCCGACTACATCGCCTACCTCGTCCCGGGCATCCTGATGATGACCGTCGGCGGCACCGTGATCGGCACCGCCGTGTCGGTCGCCACCGACATGACCGAGGGCATCATCGCCCGCTTCCGCACGATGGCGATCCACCGCGGCTCCGTGCTCATCGGACACGTCGTCGGCAGCGTGCTGCAGTGCATCACCAGCGTGGTCCTCGTCGGCGCCGTCGCCGTGGCCATCGGCTTCCGCTCCACCGACGCCACGCCCCTGGAGTGGATCGCGGCGTTCGGGCTGCTCACACTGTTCGCCCTGGCGCTCACCTGGATCGCGGTCGGCATGGGCATGGCCAGCCCGAACGCCGAGGCCGCCGGCAACAGCGCGCAGCCGCTGATCCTGCTGCCGCTCATCTCCAGCGCCTTCATCCCGGCCGACACGATGCCGGGCTGGTTCCAGCCCATCGCCGAGTACCAGCCCTTCACGCCCGCCATCGAGACCCTGCGCGGCCTGCTGCTCGGCACCGAGATCGGCCACAACGGGTGGCTCGCCATCGCCTGGTGCCTGGCACTGACCGTCCTCGGCTACTTCTGGTCGAAGTCGGTGTTCAACCGCGACCCGAAGTAA
- a CDS encoding aminoglycoside phosphotransferase family protein: MHADEADIDVAVVRGLIAAQFPQWADLSVEPVDTVGTDNAVYRLGGELAVRLPRIEGAVGSVEREQQWLPLLAPQLPVAVPAPRGLGGPAGGYPWSWSVYRWLDGENPSVNRVAEPGLLAEDLAEFIRALRRIDPSGGPSAGRGVPLAARDAATRAAIVELRGIIDTDAAGAAWEEALRIPERSGPPAWFHGDLSPGNVLITRGRLSAVIDFGCMGVGDPTVDLIIAWNLLPADARGVFRAALQADDATWARGRGWALSIALIQLPYYRDTNPVLAANARHVIREVLADHEHAS; this comes from the coding sequence ATGCATGCCGATGAGGCGGACATCGATGTAGCTGTTGTACGTGGGCTGATCGCTGCGCAGTTTCCGCAGTGGGCGGATCTCTCCGTGGAGCCGGTGGACACGGTCGGGACGGACAACGCCGTGTACCGGCTGGGCGGGGAGTTGGCTGTACGGCTTCCCCGTATCGAGGGGGCTGTCGGGAGCGTGGAGCGCGAACAGCAGTGGCTGCCGCTGCTTGCGCCGCAGCTTCCGGTCGCCGTTCCCGCCCCGCGCGGGTTGGGAGGGCCCGCTGGGGGCTATCCCTGGAGTTGGTCCGTCTATCGCTGGTTGGACGGCGAGAACCCGTCGGTCAACCGTGTCGCCGAACCGGGTCTGCTCGCCGAGGATCTGGCGGAGTTCATCAGGGCGTTGCGCCGGATCGATCCCTCGGGCGGGCCGTCTGCGGGTCGCGGTGTGCCTTTGGCGGCGCGGGACGCCGCGACGCGCGCCGCGATCGTGGAGCTACGGGGAATCATCGACACTGACGCGGCGGGCGCGGCATGGGAGGAAGCCCTGCGAATCCCCGAGAGGTCCGGCCCGCCGGCTTGGTTTCACGGGGACCTGTCGCCTGGAAATGTGCTGATCACCCGTGGACGGCTCAGCGCTGTCATCGACTTCGGGTGCATGGGTGTGGGCGACCCCACCGTCGACCTGATCATCGCGTGGAACCTGCTGCCCGCAGACGCGCGTGGCGTCTTCCGCGCCGCCTTGCAGGCCGATGACGCGACCTGGGCGCGGGGCCGTGGCTGGGCGTTGTCGATTGCGCTCATCCAACTGCCGTACTACCGAGACACGAACCCGGTGCTCGCGGCCAACGCACGGCATGTCATTCGTGAGGTTCTCGCCGATCACGAGCACGCCTCATGA